A window of Candidatus Angelobacter sp. contains these coding sequences:
- a CDS encoding cold shock domain-containing protein yields MDRLKGTVKWFNNAKGYGFIGRDDGPDVFVHYSAITAEGYKSLQEGDPVDFEIVQGQKGPQAANVTKSQ; encoded by the coding sequence TTGAAAGGCACAGTAAAGTGGTTCAATAACGCCAAAGGGTACGGGTTCATCGGAAGAGATGATGGACCGGACGTGTTCGTCCACTACAGCGCCATCACTGCAGAAGGCTACAAAAGTCTGCAGGAGGGCGATCCGGTGGATTTCGAGATCGTGCAAGGACAGAAAGGACCGCAAGCCGCGAACGTGACTAAGTCACAGTGA